CGGACGTGCAGCAGGCGCGCGGCCTGATCGGCAGCGCGCACAAGCTCTACCGCGGCGCACTGGCGTTCTACCTGCGCGGCCGCGACCTGGCCCAGCTCGACGCGCGCGGCCTGCAACTCGTCAACGTGATGCTCAACGCGGGCCTGCAGCCGGTGCGCGAGGAAGACGAGGTGGCGCCGCTGAACAGCTATCTGCGCTGGCTGCCGTGCGTGTTCGATCCGGCTGCCGACAAGCGCCAGTGGTACACCCAGCTCATGTTCGCGCAACATGCGGCGAACCTGGCGCCGGTCTGGGGCCGCAGCCAGGGCACGGGGCATCCGGGCATCACGTTCTTCAACCGCGGCGGCGGTCCGATCACCTTCGATCCGTTGAACCGCCTCGACCGCCAGATGAACGCGCATCTGTTCCTGTTCGGCCCCACGGGTTCGGGCAAGAGCGCGACGCTCAACAACATCCTGAATCAGGTGACGGCGATCTATCGGCCGCGCCTGTTCATCGTCGAGGCGGGCAACAGCTTCGGCCTGTTCGGCGACTTCGCGGCACGGCTGGGCCTCACCGTGCATCGGGTGAAGCTCGCGCCCGGCGCGGGCGTCAGTCTGGCGCCGTTCGCCGACGCCTGGCGCCTGGTCGATACGCCGAGCCAGGTACAGACGCTGGACGCCGATGCGCTCGACGAAGATCAGCCCGATGCCGGCATGGCCGTGGAAGGCGACGAGCAGCGCGACGTGCTCGGCGAGCTGGAGATCACTGCACGGCTGATGATCACCGGCGGCGAGGACAAGGAAGAAGCGCGCATGACCCGCGCCGACCGCAGCCTGATCCGCCAGTGCATTCTCGATGCGGCCCGGCATTGCGTGGCGGACGAACGCACGGTGCTCACGCGCGATGTGCGCGACGCGCTGCGCGAGCGCGCCGGCGATGCCACGCTGCCGGAGATGCGGCGCGCACGCCTGCTGGAGATGGCCGACGCCATGGACATGTTCTGCCAGGGCGTGGATGGCGAGATGTTCGACCGGCCCGGCACGCCGTGGCCGGAAGTCGACATCACCATCGTGGACCTGGCCACCTTCGCCCGCGAGGGCTACAACGCGCAGCTCTCCATTGCCTACATCTCGCTCATCAACACCGTCAACAACATCGCCGAGCGCGACCAGTTCCTGGGCCGCCCGATCATCAACGTGACGGACGAAGGTCACATCATCACCAAGAACCCGCTGCTCGCGCCCTACGTGGTCAAGATCACCAAGATGTGGCGCAAGCTCGGCGCCTGGTTCTGGCTCGCCACGCAGAACCTGGACGACTTGCCGAAAGCGGCCGAGCCCATGCTCAACATGATCGAGTGGTGGATCTGCCTGTCGATGCCGCCCGATGAAGTCGAGAAGATCGCCCGGTTCCGCGAACTCAATGCGTCGCAGAAGGCGCTGATGCTCTCGGCCCGCAAGGAAGCCGGCAAGTTCAGCGAGGGCGTCATCCTCTCCAAGAGCATGGAAGTGCTGTTCCGCGCCGTGCCGCCCAGCCTCT
This genomic window from Pseudomonas furukawaii contains:
- a CDS encoding conjugative transfer ATPase encodes the protein MAWSLPWPRKGAAPPADGAQAADDAWALHVATLAAQGIPEPGGALAGRRRPATQADHDALYTVAPSFADLLPWVEYLHGSKCMLLEDGQSVAAFFELAPVGTEGREMAWLWQARDALENALQDSFDELDDNPWVVQLYAQDEADWNNYLRSLANYLQPRAQGSAFSDFYLRFFAHHLQAIAKPGGLFEDTTVTRLRWRGQVRRVRMVVYRRTSAAPRRGQSPEQALTTICDRLVGGLANAGVKARRLGAADIHAWLLRWFNPNPTLLGATAEDRERFYALTRYPEEREEGEIELASGTDFAQRLFFGQPRSDVPNGLWFFDGMPHRVIVMDRLRTPPVTGHLTGETRKGGDAMNALFDQMPEDTVMCLTLVATPQDVLEAHLNHLARKAVGETLASEQTRADVQQARGLIGSAHKLYRGALAFYLRGRDLAQLDARGLQLVNVMLNAGLQPVREEDEVAPLNSYLRWLPCVFDPAADKRQWYTQLMFAQHAANLAPVWGRSQGTGHPGITFFNRGGGPITFDPLNRLDRQMNAHLFLFGPTGSGKSATLNNILNQVTAIYRPRLFIVEAGNSFGLFGDFAARLGLTVHRVKLAPGAGVSLAPFADAWRLVDTPSQVQTLDADALDEDQPDAGMAVEGDEQRDVLGELEITARLMITGGEDKEEARMTRADRSLIRQCILDAARHCVADERTVLTRDVRDALRERAGDATLPEMRRARLLEMADAMDMFCQGVDGEMFDRPGTPWPEVDITIVDLATFAREGYNAQLSIAYISLINTVNNIAERDQFLGRPIINVTDEGHIITKNPLLAPYVVKITKMWRKLGAWFWLATQNLDDLPKAAEPMLNMIEWWICLSMPPDEVEKIARFRELNASQKALMLSARKEAGKFSEGVILSKSMEVLFRAVPPSLYLAMAMTEPEEKAERFQLMQQHGISELDAAFRVAEKIDRARGIEPLTLDTLA